Proteins from a single region of Sphingomonas swuensis:
- a CDS encoding D-alanine--D-alanine ligase, translating into MGNPARGSAALNRNLHVVVLKGGWSSEREVSLMSGKGVAEALRERGWTRVTEVDMDRNVAQVLTELRPDVVFNALHGHPGEDGTVQGLLDLMGIPYTHSGVTTSAIAIDKELTKLLLVPAGVRMPKGTMVRSEALFEGDPIARPYVLKPVNEGSSVGVAIVTDESNYGNPIGRDTSGPWKDFDELLAEPFIRGRELTVAVVGDEALCVTELKPHNDFYDFEAKYTDGVTQHICPAEVPDDIAQSMLDMALNAHRALGCKGASRSDFRWDDSQGEAGIYLLEVNTQPGMTPLSLVPEQARQRGVSYGELVERLIAEAME; encoded by the coding sequence ATGGGAAATCCAGCGCGTGGGAGTGCAGCGTTGAACAGGAACCTCCACGTTGTCGTCCTCAAGGGCGGCTGGTCGTCCGAGCGGGAAGTCTCGCTGATGAGCGGCAAGGGCGTCGCCGAGGCACTGCGCGAGCGCGGCTGGACCCGGGTCACCGAGGTCGACATGGACCGCAACGTCGCACAGGTGCTGACCGAGCTCCGGCCCGACGTGGTGTTCAACGCGCTCCACGGCCACCCGGGCGAGGACGGCACCGTTCAGGGGCTGCTGGACCTGATGGGCATTCCCTACACCCATTCGGGCGTGACCACCTCGGCGATCGCGATCGACAAGGAACTGACCAAGCTCCTGCTGGTGCCCGCCGGCGTTCGCATGCCCAAGGGGACGATGGTCCGCTCCGAGGCGCTGTTCGAGGGCGATCCGATCGCCCGGCCCTATGTGCTGAAGCCCGTCAACGAAGGCTCTTCGGTCGGGGTCGCGATCGTCACTGACGAGAGCAACTACGGCAACCCGATCGGGCGTGACACCAGTGGTCCGTGGAAGGACTTCGACGAGCTGCTCGCCGAGCCGTTCATCCGCGGCCGCGAGCTGACCGTTGCGGTGGTCGGCGACGAGGCGCTGTGCGTGACCGAGCTGAAGCCGCACAACGACTTCTACGATTTCGAAGCCAAGTATACCGATGGCGTGACCCAGCACATCTGCCCGGCCGAGGTGCCCGACGACATCGCGCAGTCGATGCTCGACATGGCGCTCAACGCGCACCGGGCGCTTGGCTGCAAGGGCGCGAGCCGCTCGGATTTCCGCTGGGACGACAGCCAGGGCGAGGCGGGCATCTACCTGCTCGAGGTCAACACCCAGCCCGGCATGACCCCGCTCAGCCTGGTCCCCGAACAGGCCCGCCAGCGCGGCGTCAGCTACGGCGAACTGGTCGAGCGCCTGATCGCCGAGGCGATGGAATGA
- the murC gene encoding UDP-N-acetylmuramate--L-alanine ligase, translating into MKAVGTDIGTIHFVGIGGIGMSGIAEVMHQLGYKVQGSDQAESYVTEGLRKAGIPVMIGQSADNLGDAAVVVCSTAIRADNPEVQAAAERRLPRVRRAEMLAELMRMQNTVAVAGTHGKTTTTSMVAALLDAGGCDPTVINGGIINAYGSNARLGKGEWMVVEADESDGSFLRLDGTIAVVTNIDPEHLDHYGSFERAKDAFVEFIENVPFYGLAVMCIDHPEVANLLSRIKDRRVVTYGFSASADLRADNVVTEGGLARFDALVLERSGERRRIEGVTLPMPGRHNIQNALAAIAVGLELGLADEVIASGFERFGGVKRRFTRVGEIDGTIVIDDYAHHPVEIRAVLSAARDSTSGRVIAVVQPHRFTRLRDLMEDFANAFVEADVVLVAPVYAAGEEPIEGVDAAALAEGIRAHGHRMVQTVDGAADLAHVLRDLAAEGDLVICMGAGDITKWAAGLAEAIRAERASKR; encoded by the coding sequence ATGAAGGCGGTCGGCACCGACATCGGGACCATCCACTTCGTCGGCATCGGCGGCATCGGCATGTCGGGAATCGCCGAGGTGATGCACCAGCTCGGCTACAAGGTTCAGGGCTCCGACCAGGCCGAGAGCTACGTCACCGAGGGGCTGCGCAAGGCCGGCATCCCGGTGATGATCGGGCAAAGCGCCGACAACCTAGGCGATGCGGCGGTGGTCGTCTGCTCGACCGCGATCCGCGCCGACAATCCCGAGGTTCAGGCCGCTGCCGAGCGTCGCCTTCCGCGAGTCCGCCGGGCCGAGATGCTGGCCGAGCTGATGCGGATGCAGAACACCGTCGCGGTCGCCGGCACCCACGGCAAGACCACGACCACCTCGATGGTCGCGGCGCTGCTCGATGCAGGCGGCTGCGACCCGACGGTCATCAATGGCGGGATCATCAACGCCTACGGTTCGAACGCCCGGCTCGGCAAGGGCGAGTGGATGGTGGTCGAGGCCGACGAATCGGACGGAAGCTTCCTCCGCCTCGACGGGACCATCGCGGTGGTCACCAACATCGATCCCGAGCACCTCGACCATTACGGCAGCTTCGAGCGGGCCAAGGACGCGTTCGTCGAGTTCATCGAGAACGTCCCCTTCTACGGGCTGGCGGTGATGTGCATCGACCATCCCGAGGTCGCCAACCTCCTCAGCCGGATCAAGGACCGGCGGGTCGTCACCTACGGCTTCTCGGCCTCGGCCGACCTGCGCGCCGACAATGTCGTGACCGAGGGCGGGCTGGCCCGCTTCGACGCGCTGGTGCTCGAAAGGTCGGGCGAGCGGCGGCGGATCGAGGGCGTGACCCTGCCGATGCCCGGGCGGCACAATATCCAGAACGCGCTGGCGGCGATCGCGGTCGGGCTCGAACTCGGGCTTGCCGACGAGGTCATCGCCAGCGGCTTCGAGCGGTTCGGCGGGGTCAAGCGGCGCTTCACCCGCGTCGGCGAGATCGACGGGACGATCGTCATCGACGACTATGCCCACCACCCGGTCGAGATCCGCGCCGTCCTCTCCGCCGCGCGCGACAGCACGAGCGGGCGGGTCATCGCGGTCGTCCAGCCGCACCGCTTCACCCGGCTTCGCGACCTGATGGAGGACTTCGCCAACGCCTTCGTCGAGGCCGACGTGGTGCTGGTCGCGCCCGTCTATGCCGCGGGCGAGGAGCCGATCGAGGGTGTCGACGCGGCCGCGCTGGCCGAGGGCATCCGCGCCCATGGCCACCGGATGGTGCAGACCGTCGACGGCGCCGCCGACCTTGCCCATGTCCTTCGCGACCTCGCCGCCGAGGGCGACCTGGTGATCTGCATGGGTGCTGGCGACATCACCAAGTGGGCCGCAGGCCTCGCCGAGGCGATCCGGGCCGAGCGGGCCAGCAAGCGATGA
- a CDS encoding deoxyguanosinetriphosphate triphosphohydrolase has protein sequence MTLPGGIAARPAESRGRLHAEPDLGPRGPRDAFQRDRDRIVHSVAFRRLRHKTQVFVAPDGDHYRVRLTHSIEVAQIGRTIARALGLNEDLTEALCLAHDLGHPPFGHAGEDALDEALTAHGGFDHNGHTLRLVTCLETPYPHFDGLNLSWETLEGLAKHNGPVAKPEWALAEVDALLGLELDTWPTLEAQVAALADDIAYDNHDIDDGLRAGVLPLDLLLDQPFVARHWQAIEERWPDLPLERKVKALVRDQIGTMVGDLIAETRRRVAEAGAETTADVRGAGLALAGFSEALGGEERALKRCLYANLYNAPPLQPVRREAQRVVTNLANAYLDDPRLLPDAWHRGDDPRAVARNVADYVAGMTDPFAIKRHEALVGAVELPEKF, from the coding sequence GTGACCTTGCCCGGGGGGATCGCCGCGCGGCCCGCGGAGAGCCGCGGGCGGCTCCATGCCGAGCCTGATCTCGGTCCGCGCGGGCCCCGCGATGCCTTCCAGCGCGACCGCGACCGGATCGTCCACTCGGTCGCCTTCCGTCGCCTCCGCCACAAGACCCAGGTGTTCGTCGCCCCCGACGGCGATCATTACCGGGTGCGGCTGACCCATTCGATCGAGGTCGCCCAGATCGGGCGGACCATCGCCCGCGCGCTTGGCCTTAACGAGGATCTGACAGAAGCGCTGTGCCTCGCCCACGACCTTGGCCATCCGCCGTTCGGCCATGCCGGCGAGGACGCGCTCGACGAGGCGCTGACGGCGCATGGCGGGTTTGACCACAATGGGCACACGCTTCGGCTCGTCACCTGCCTGGAGACTCCATACCCGCATTTCGACGGGCTCAACCTCAGCTGGGAGACGCTCGAGGGACTGGCCAAGCACAACGGTCCGGTCGCGAAGCCCGAGTGGGCGCTGGCCGAGGTCGATGCGCTGCTCGGCCTCGAGCTCGACACCTGGCCGACGCTCGAGGCGCAGGTGGCGGCGCTCGCCGACGACATCGCCTACGACAATCATGACATCGACGACGGCCTTCGCGCCGGGGTGCTCCCGCTCGACCTGCTGCTCGACCAGCCCTTTGTGGCGCGCCACTGGCAGGCGATCGAAGAGCGCTGGCCCGACCTCCCGCTCGAGCGCAAGGTCAAGGCGCTGGTCCGCGACCAGATCGGGACCATGGTCGGCGACCTGATCGCCGAGACCCGCCGCCGGGTCGCCGAAGCGGGCGCCGAGACGACCGCCGACGTGCGCGGCGCCGGGCTCGCGCTGGCAGGCTTCTCGGAGGCGCTCGGGGGCGAGGAAAGGGCGCTCAAGCGCTGCCTTTACGCCAACCTCTACAACGCGCCGCCGTTGCAGCCTGTCCGTCGCGAGGCGCAGCGGGTGGTGACCAACCTTGCCAACGCCTATCTCGACGACCCGCGACTTCTGCCCGACGCCTGGCACCGCGGCGACGATCCCCGTGCCGTGGCGCGCAACGTCGCCGACTATGTCGCGGGCATGACCGATCCCTTCGCGATCAAGCGCCACGAGGCACTCGTCGGCGCGGTCGAGTTACCCGAGAAATTCTGA
- the ftsA gene encoding cell division protein FtsA has product MRPTDAPPLIGALDIGSSKVSALVCTTDEEGRLRVLGTGQRQSRGVKRGFVTDMEATEVAVREAVEQAERMSGQTIEDVWASFGAGGLSSGLATVEVEIGGHQVEPSDVDELLRSGRDAVDRPGQVVLHANPALYTIDDVQGVRSPVGMHASRLGVDIHVVAADEAPLRNVDLTIRQAHLGVRAIVASPVAAGLACLSTEERDLGVALIELGAEVTNVSLHAGGMLVGLRSIPLGAKDITDDIAAAFGVRRRDAERVKCYHGSAMTSPRDNHEVVEALPMGAEDGAEPLRIPRAQFMTVIRQRVEQVTAEVESALKDLGFVKPVGHQVVLTGGGAELKNIADYMQGVLGRAVRVGRPRQLTGLPDAHSGPAFASLVGLALLAGQGTGDIRDLALPTGRPAGPSGGWIGRLVAAMRGGR; this is encoded by the coding sequence ATGCGCCCCACTGACGCGCCGCCGCTGATCGGCGCCCTCGACATCGGCTCCTCCAAGGTTTCCGCTCTGGTCTGCACGACCGACGAGGAAGGCCGGCTGCGCGTGCTCGGCACCGGTCAGCGCCAGAGCCGCGGAGTCAAGCGCGGCTTCGTCACCGACATGGAGGCGACCGAGGTCGCGGTCCGCGAGGCGGTCGAGCAGGCCGAGCGGATGAGCGGCCAGACGATCGAGGACGTGTGGGCGAGCTTCGGCGCGGGCGGGCTGTCGAGCGGCCTCGCCACGGTAGAGGTCGAGATCGGCGGGCACCAGGTCGAGCCGTCAGACGTCGACGAGTTGCTGCGCAGCGGGCGGGACGCGGTCGACCGTCCGGGCCAGGTCGTGCTCCACGCCAACCCGGCGCTCTATACCATCGACGACGTCCAGGGCGTTCGCTCCCCGGTCGGGATGCACGCCAGCCGGCTGGGCGTCGACATCCATGTCGTCGCCGCCGACGAGGCGCCGCTGCGCAACGTCGACCTCACCATCCGCCAGGCGCATCTCGGGGTACGGGCGATCGTCGCCTCGCCGGTCGCCGCGGGCCTCGCCTGCCTCAGCACCGAGGAACGCGACCTTGGCGTGGCGCTGATCGAGCTTGGCGCAGAGGTCACCAACGTCTCGCTGCACGCGGGCGGGATGCTGGTCGGGCTGCGCTCGATCCCGCTCGGCGCCAAGGACATCACCGACGACATCGCCGCCGCCTTTGGTGTCCGCCGCCGCGATGCCGAGCGGGTCAAATGCTATCATGGCTCGGCGATGACGAGCCCGCGCGACAACCATGAGGTGGTCGAGGCGCTGCCGATGGGGGCCGAGGATGGCGCCGAGCCGCTGCGCATCCCGCGCGCGCAGTTCATGACCGTGATTCGCCAGCGGGTCGAGCAGGTCACCGCCGAGGTCGAGAGCGCGCTCAAGGACCTCGGCTTCGTCAAGCCGGTCGGCCACCAGGTGGTGCTGACCGGCGGCGGGGCCGAGCTCAAGAACATCGCCGACTACATGCAGGGCGTGCTCGGGCGCGCGGTCCGGGTCGGTCGTCCGCGCCAGCTGACCGGACTTCCCGACGCGCACAGCGGGCCGGCTTTCGCGAGCCTGGTCGGGCTGGCGCTGCTGGCGGGGCAAGGGACCGGCGACATCCGCGACCTCGCGCTTCCGACCGGTCGTCCGGCGGGACCGAGCGGCGGCTGGATCGGCCGGCTGGTCGCGGCGATGCGCGGCGGGCGCTGA
- the murB gene encoding UDP-N-acetylmuramate dehydrogenase, with the protein MSAVRGKLTSAAPLAPLVWFKSGGAAETLFEPADVADLQAFLGTLDPAVPVMALGLGSNLIVRDGGVPGVVVRLGKPFARVARLDDVTLKCGGGASGILVSSSARDAGIGGIEFLRSIPGTVGGFVRMNGGAYGREVKDILVEAEVVLRSGELLTLGNSELGYTYRHSALPDGAIVVSATFRGEPAEPAAIQAEMDRIAASREASQPLRSKTGGSTFKNPLPKKAWEVIDGAGCRGLTIGDAQVSEKHCNFLLNLGSATSADIEALGEEVRRRVAAHSGTELEWEIQRVGVQR; encoded by the coding sequence ATGAGCGCGGTGAGGGGCAAGCTGACTAGCGCGGCCCCGCTTGCGCCGCTGGTCTGGTTCAAGTCGGGCGGAGCGGCCGAGACCCTGTTCGAGCCGGCCGACGTCGCCGACCTCCAGGCCTTCCTTGGCACCCTCGATCCCGCGGTGCCGGTGATGGCGCTCGGGCTCGGCTCCAACCTCATCGTCCGTGACGGCGGCGTACCCGGAGTGGTCGTCCGCCTCGGCAAGCCGTTCGCGCGCGTCGCCCGCCTCGACGACGTCACGCTCAAGTGCGGCGGCGGCGCGTCGGGAATCCTCGTCAGCTCGTCGGCGCGCGACGCGGGGATCGGCGGGATCGAATTCCTCCGCTCGATCCCCGGCACGGTCGGCGGCTTCGTCCGGATGAACGGCGGCGCCTATGGCCGCGAAGTGAAGGACATTCTCGTCGAGGCCGAGGTCGTGCTCCGCTCGGGCGAACTGCTCACGCTCGGCAATTCCGAACTCGGCTACACCTACCGCCATTCCGCGCTGCCCGATGGAGCGATCGTCGTCTCCGCGACCTTCCGCGGGGAGCCGGCCGAGCCCGCCGCCATCCAGGCCGAGATGGACCGGATCGCCGCCAGCCGCGAGGCCTCGCAGCCGCTCCGCAGCAAGACCGGCGGTTCGACCTTCAAGAACCCGCTGCCGAAGAAGGCGTGGGAGGTGATCGACGGCGCCGGCTGCCGCGGGCTGACGATCGGCGACGCGCAGGTGAGCGAGAAGCATTGCAACTTCCTGCTCAATCTTGGAAGCGCAACCAGCGCGGACATCGAGGCGCTCGGCGAAGAGGTCCGGCGCCGGGTCGCCGCGCACAGCGGGACCGAGCTCGAATGGGAAATCCAGCGCGTGGGAGTGCAGCGTTGA
- a CDS encoding SPOR domain-containing protein, which translates to MAAAALLPAPAAAQYIGGRAPLPPAAPPAGTLESPEAALARNVRLLAINPRDYNALLGAGRAAIRLGDPQAAIGFFGRAEEVNSAHWAPKAGQGSALAQMGEGTAALGMFEQAQRLGAVQALVALDRGLAFDLLGRQAEAQSDYRAVLSGPDEAEARRRLALSLAISGRKAEALAALDPLLARRDAGARRARAFILALGGDIDGARQAITLIMPGVGLGFDPFLRRLPTLGPGQKAAAVHLGMMPAEGAALAALDPPAEPRQAEPRPAPVRVARTRPAPVRVAETAPVRTASIVTPAPEPAASTTTRLADIEATLTSLPAPLPPPPPAPKPIVEKPKAKAKPAPERRLASRPESEELDAPEKPAAKAKASDRKPVKLAAADKAAKVDPKARNDKSKTDKAKADEEKPAKATASGSRIYVQLAGGANADRMGREYDRIRKTKSSLFRSRAPLVSEVRGWSRLLVGPFKDSDEAQEFVNDLHAAKLEGFVWTAPSGTRFEKLAAK; encoded by the coding sequence TTGGCCGCTGCAGCGCTGCTGCCTGCGCCGGCCGCGGCACAATATATCGGCGGTCGAGCGCCGCTGCCTCCGGCGGCGCCGCCGGCCGGTACGCTGGAGAGCCCGGAGGCGGCGCTGGCGCGCAACGTCCGCCTGCTCGCCATCAACCCGCGCGACTATAATGCCCTGCTCGGTGCCGGCCGTGCCGCGATCCGGCTCGGCGATCCACAGGCCGCGATCGGCTTCTTCGGCCGCGCCGAGGAAGTGAACAGCGCGCACTGGGCACCCAAGGCCGGGCAGGGATCGGCGCTCGCGCAGATGGGCGAGGGGACCGCCGCGCTCGGCATGTTCGAGCAGGCTCAACGGCTCGGCGCGGTCCAGGCACTGGTCGCGCTCGACCGCGGCCTCGCCTTCGACCTCCTCGGTCGCCAGGCGGAGGCGCAGAGCGATTACCGGGCGGTGCTGAGCGGACCCGACGAGGCCGAGGCCCGCCGGCGGCTCGCGCTCAGCCTCGCCATCTCGGGCCGCAAGGCGGAGGCACTGGCCGCGCTCGACCCGCTGCTCGCCCGGCGCGATGCCGGCGCGCGTCGTGCCCGTGCCTTCATCCTCGCGCTCGGCGGGGACATCGACGGTGCGCGCCAGGCGATCACCCTCATCATGCCGGGCGTCGGCCTCGGCTTCGACCCGTTCCTTCGGCGCCTGCCGACGCTTGGGCCGGGGCAAAAGGCCGCCGCGGTGCATCTCGGCATGATGCCGGCCGAGGGGGCGGCGCTGGCTGCCCTCGATCCGCCCGCCGAGCCGAGGCAGGCCGAGCCCCGCCCGGCTCCGGTGCGGGTGGCCCGCACGCGGCCCGCGCCCGTCCGGGTGGCGGAGACCGCGCCGGTCCGGACCGCCTCCATCGTCACGCCCGCGCCTGAGCCGGCCGCGAGCACCACCACGCGCCTCGCCGATATCGAGGCGACCCTCACCAGCCTTCCGGCCCCACTCCCGCCGCCGCCTCCAGCACCCAAGCCGATCGTCGAGAAGCCGAAGGCCAAGGCCAAGCCCGCGCCCGAGCGGCGGCTCGCCAGTCGCCCCGAAAGCGAGGAGCTCGACGCCCCCGAGAAGCCCGCTGCCAAGGCCAAGGCGAGCGACAGGAAGCCGGTGAAGCTCGCCGCCGCCGACAAGGCCGCGAAGGTCGATCCCAAGGCCAGGAACGACAAGTCGAAGACCGACAAGGCCAAGGCCGACGAGGAGAAGCCGGCCAAGGCGACCGCGTCGGGATCGCGCATCTACGTCCAGCTCGCCGGCGGCGCGAACGCCGACCGCATGGGCCGCGAGTATGACCGCATTCGCAAGACCAAGTCGTCACTGTTCCGCTCGCGCGCGCCGCTGGTCAGCGAGGTCCGCGGCTGGTCGCGCCTGCTGGTCGGCCCGTTCAAGGACTCGGACGAGGCGCAGGAGTTCGTCAACGACCTCCATGCCGCCAAGCTCGAGGGCTTCGTCTGGACCGCACCGTCCGGAACCAGGTTCGAGAAGCTGGCCGCCAAGTGA
- a CDS encoding cell division protein FtsQ/DivIB yields the protein MNAQTIRRPSAAKGRGKGTRKAPARKAPPAAAWPEGTGKLARYAFLGLVVVMGLVAIIALDLPGKAFRATGAASGEAGFAVAGYQIVGLRNMDRGDVDAVVTEELRRAAEEAPIGKDKAAQALVDLDLIRDNLLQFGWVKDARVSRRLPDTLVIDLVERTPAAVWQQQGRLNLIDGEGVVLDAVALDKMPDLPLLIGPQANRQAVFLKRMIDGVPTLKPQVASATWIGGRRWDLAFATGETVSLPEGEAAASKALQRFAKMDRSVGLLGRDMLRFDLRVPGKMIVRVPPGAQPPPPGTTPEANG from the coding sequence ATGAACGCGCAGACCATCCGTCGGCCAAGCGCCGCCAAGGGTCGCGGCAAGGGCACGCGCAAGGCTCCCGCGCGCAAGGCGCCCCCCGCGGCGGCCTGGCCCGAAGGGACTGGCAAGCTTGCCCGCTACGCCTTCCTCGGGCTGGTTGTCGTCATGGGCCTGGTCGCGATCATCGCGCTCGACCTCCCCGGCAAGGCGTTCCGAGCGACCGGCGCGGCAAGCGGCGAGGCCGGCTTCGCGGTCGCCGGCTACCAGATCGTCGGCCTCCGGAACATGGACCGGGGCGACGTCGACGCGGTGGTCACCGAGGAGCTTCGCCGGGCAGCGGAGGAAGCGCCGATCGGCAAAGACAAGGCCGCGCAGGCGCTCGTCGACCTCGACCTCATCCGCGACAACCTTCTCCAGTTCGGCTGGGTCAAGGACGCGCGCGTCTCGCGCCGGCTTCCCGACACGCTGGTGATCGACTTGGTCGAGCGGACCCCCGCGGCGGTCTGGCAGCAGCAGGGACGGCTCAACCTGATCGACGGCGAGGGCGTGGTGCTCGACGCGGTCGCGCTCGACAAGATGCCCGACCTGCCGCTGCTGATCGGCCCGCAGGCCAACCGCCAGGCGGTCTTCCTGAAGCGCATGATCGACGGTGTCCCGACGCTCAAGCCGCAGGTCGCGTCGGCGACCTGGATCGGCGGGCGCCGCTGGGACCTTGCGTTCGCCACCGGCGAGACGGTCTCGCTGCCCGAGGGCGAGGCAGCGGCGAGCAAGGCGCTTCAGCGCTTCGCCAAGATGGACCGCTCGGTTGGCCTGCTCGGCCGCGACATGCTCCGCTTCGACCTTCGCGTGCCCGGCAAGATGATCGTCCGGGTGCCGCCCGGCGCGCAGCCGCCACCTCCCGGCACCACCCCCGAGGCGAACGGTTGA
- the ftsZ gene encoding cell division protein FtsZ: MSIDFVRPAVDELKPRITVIGVGGAGGNAIANMIRADVQGVDFAVANTDAQALNASLADRRIQLGHKITQGLGAGARPEIGRAAAEEAMEEIERALEGAHMCFIAAGMGGGTGTGAAPVMAKVARDKGILTVGVVTKPFAFEGSRRTRAAEAGIAELQQHVDTLIVIPNQNLFRLANSDTTFKEAFQMADEVLQQGVRGITDLMVMPGLINLDFADVRSVMGEMGKAMMGTGEASGDNRAIEAAEKAISNPLLDGVSMKGAKGVIISITGGEDMRLMEVDEAASHIKELVDPDANIIWGSAFNNDLDGKIRVSVVATGIEAEEATRPTTSTATTTSAAPSKVFTFPGRATAAPAAVISAAPAPTPAPAPLDLTDEGSDELLLDSEDILTTPVGTPPIPAPRDEEPAPAPKLQTAASGTLFERMSSMARGAGKVEEEAAPSLRREPLDIPRFLNRQNNQ, translated from the coding sequence ATGAGCATCGATTTCGTCCGTCCGGCGGTTGACGAGCTGAAGCCGAGGATCACCGTCATCGGCGTCGGTGGTGCAGGCGGAAACGCCATCGCCAACATGATTCGCGCCGATGTTCAGGGTGTCGACTTCGCGGTCGCCAACACCGACGCGCAGGCGCTCAACGCGAGCCTCGCCGATCGGCGAATCCAGCTCGGTCACAAGATCACCCAGGGCCTTGGCGCCGGGGCCCGTCCGGAAATCGGCCGTGCCGCCGCGGAAGAGGCGATGGAAGAGATCGAGCGCGCGCTCGAGGGCGCGCACATGTGCTTCATCGCCGCCGGCATGGGTGGCGGCACCGGCACCGGTGCCGCTCCGGTGATGGCCAAGGTCGCTCGCGACAAGGGCATCCTGACCGTCGGCGTGGTGACCAAGCCGTTCGCCTTCGAGGGCAGCCGCCGGACCCGCGCCGCCGAGGCCGGGATCGCCGAGCTCCAGCAGCACGTCGACACGCTGATCGTCATCCCCAACCAGAACCTGTTCCGCCTCGCCAACTCGGACACGACCTTCAAGGAAGCGTTCCAGATGGCGGACGAGGTCCTCCAGCAGGGCGTCCGCGGGATCACCGACCTGATGGTCATGCCCGGCCTCATCAACCTCGACTTCGCCGACGTCCGCTCGGTGATGGGCGAGATGGGCAAGGCGATGATGGGCACCGGCGAGGCGTCGGGCGACAACCGAGCGATCGAGGCGGCCGAGAAGGCGATCTCGAACCCGCTGCTCGACGGCGTCTCGATGAAGGGCGCCAAGGGCGTCATCATCTCGATCACCGGCGGCGAGGATATGCGCCTGATGGAGGTCGACGAGGCCGCCAGCCACATCAAGGAGCTGGTCGACCCCGACGCCAACATCATCTGGGGTTCGGCGTTCAACAACGACCTCGACGGCAAGATCCGCGTCTCGGTCGTTGCCACCGGCATCGAAGCCGAAGAAGCGACCCGGCCGACCACCAGCACCGCGACGACCACCAGCGCCGCGCCGAGCAAGGTGTTCACCTTCCCGGGCCGCGCCACTGCCGCTCCGGCCGCCGTCATCTCGGCCGCTCCGGCACCGACTCCCGCTCCCGCCCCGCTCGACCTCACCGATGAGGGAAGCGACGAACTGCTGCTCGACAGCGAGGACATCCTGACCACCCCGGTCGGGACGCCGCCGATCCCGGCTCCGCGCGACGAGGAGCCGGCGCCCGCGCCCAAGCTCCAGACCGCCGCGAGCGGGACCCTGTTCGAGCGGATGAGCAGCATGGCGCGCGGTGCCGGCAAGGTCGAGGAAGAGGCCGCGCCGAGCCTCCGCCGCGAGCCGCTCGACATTCCGCGGTTCCTCAACCGCCAGAACAACCAGTAA
- a CDS encoding NAD-dependent epimerase/dehydratase family protein, with product MTIAMIGATGLVGGWLWPLLERRGALLVLGRRPSGAAREKLGPMEEWPALLKGERIDVGISTLGSTRKSAGSWAAFEAVDRHAVVAFAKACRKAGARQFLLVSSSGADFGSRNDYLRLKGEVEQAVTALGFERVDVLRPGLLLGERAERRTAEGLAQAAAPLLNLLLRGGLERYAAIEAETVARAMAALAGRPGTGLFVHHNREIRALA from the coding sequence ATGACGATCGCGATGATCGGTGCCACCGGCCTTGTCGGAGGATGGTTGTGGCCGCTCCTCGAGCGGCGAGGGGCGTTGTTGGTTCTTGGCCGGCGGCCGAGCGGCGCGGCGCGAGAGAAGCTTGGTCCGATGGAGGAATGGCCCGCTCTTCTCAAGGGCGAGCGGATCGACGTCGGGATCTCGACCCTGGGTTCGACCCGCAAGTCGGCGGGCAGCTGGGCGGCGTTCGAGGCGGTCGACCGCCACGCCGTCGTCGCCTTCGCCAAGGCTTGCCGAAAGGCCGGCGCACGGCAGTTCCTCCTGGTTTCGTCGAGCGGCGCCGACTTCGGCAGCCGCAACGACTATCTCCGGCTCAAGGGCGAGGTCGAGCAGGCAGTGACCGCGTTGGGCTTCGAGCGGGTGGACGTGCTTCGGCCCGGGCTGCTGCTCGGCGAACGGGCCGAGCGGCGCACCGCCGAGGGCCTCGCGCAGGCCGCCGCGCCCTTGCTCAACCTGCTCTTACGCGGAGGGCTGGAGCGCTATGCCGCCATCGAGGCAGAGACCGTGGCGCGCGCGATGGCCGCTCTTGCCGGGCGCCCCGGCACCGGGCTGTTCGTTCACCACAATCGCGAGATCAGGGCGCTGGCCTGA